In Naumovozyma castellii chromosome 1, complete genome, one DNA window encodes the following:
- the NCAS0A08880 gene encoding serine/threonine-protein kinase (ancestral locus Anc_1.374): MQDTSKVKQPEQVPGHKVAKSLNKFSGQPDSYVNKTNYIFGKTLGAGTFGVVRQARQLSSQEDVAVKILLKNALKGNDVQLQMLYDELSILQRLHHPNIVAFKDWFESRDKFYIVTQLATGGELFDRIIKKGKFTEVDAVNIMVQLLDAVKYIHSQNIVHRDLKPENVLYLDPSDESQLVIADFGIAKELKSNDDLIFKGAGSLGYVAPEVLTKEGHGKPCDIWSLGVITYTLLSGYSPFIAESVEGFLEECTRSRYPVQFHKPYWDSISDEAKDFILKALTIDPEERPSAEELMNDPWITSKHINTTNILPDVKKGFTLRKKLRDAIEIVKLNNRIKKLRNLYLSDESDSDLEENKIKSTVDELQSSLRALSLTPTNTAGNLSPEQRELKSALTRNTFAQIVNAATQNKGRLNDSGDNKDK, from the coding sequence ATGCAAGATACCTCAAAAGTTAAGCAGCCCGAACAAGTCCCAGGACACAAAGTTGCCAAGTCCCTCAACAAATTCAGTGGTCAACCGGACTCCTACGTCAACAAGACAAATTATATCTTCGGTAAGACCCTTGGTGCAGGTACATTTGGTGTGGTGAGACAAGCGAGACAATTATCTTCACAGGAGGACGTGGCAGTTAAGATCCTTTTGAAAAACGCCTTGAAGGGCAATGACGTGCAATTGCAGATGTTATATGATGAGTTATCCATCTTACAACGACTACATCACCCTAATATCGTGGCGTTTAAGGACTGGTTCGAGTCGAGAGATAAATTCTACATCGTAACACAATTGGCCACTGGtggtgaattatttgatagGATTATCAAGAAGGGAAAGTTTACTGAAGTGGACGCGGTAAATATCATGGTTCAATTGTTGGACGCTGTAAAGTATATCCATTCTCAAAATATCGTTCATAGAGATTTGAAACCGGAAAATGTGTTATACCTGGATCCAAGTGATGAGTCACAATTAGTCATTGCTGATTTTGGTATTGCTAAGGAGTTGAAGAGTAACgatgatttgatttttaAAGGAGCAGGGTCTTTAGGTTATGTGGCCCCTGAAGTGTTGACTAAAGAGGGACATGGTAAACCATGCGATATTTGGTCCCTGGGTGTTATTACTTACACTTTACTGTCAGGTTATTCACCCTTTATAGCGGAAAGCGTGGAGGGATTTTTGGAAGAATGTACAAGAAGTAGATACCCAGTTCAATTCCATAAGCCATATTGGGATTCCATATCTGATGAAGCTAAAGATTTTATATTGAAAGCTTTAACCATCGACCCAGAGGAAAGACCATCCGCGGAAGAATTAATGAATGATCCATGGATAACTAGTAAGCATATTAACACCACCAATATCTTACCAGATGTAAAGAAGGGATTCACCTTGCGTAAGAAGTTGCGTGATGCCATTGAGATAGTTAAATTGAACAACAGAATTAAAAAACTGAGAAATCTTTATTTATCAGATGAATCGGATAGTGATTTggaggaaaataaaataaagtCCACTGTGGATGAATTGCAAAGCTCTTTACGTGCTTTATCTTTGACGCCTACCAATACTGCCGGTAATTTGTCACCGGAACaaagagaattgaaatcTGCATTAACTAGAAACACATTCGCTCAAATTGTTAACGCAGCAACACAAAATAAGGGTAGACTAAATGATTCAGGCGATAACAAAGATAAATAA
- the ESC8 gene encoding Esc8p (ancestral locus Anc_1.373) — protein sequence MSDVIDLDSQDTDEAGMSSDSLVTSDVKTPVTSKVSTPSPSLKANKIEKPPKKKGQMTFADFKSIKVVHSPSDLSSFATGLRRSARVPSLRKNLNEEDLIDEMKTKPRRKEKDSTNDTNKMVKKLKTSSSLDNKNLENLSLNQNWSPNVPILSSDFIDKDSTKGLRIQDIFADVKNIPYAGTIMKLMTFLNKFSSFFSKDLSKLSFQTFEIGLDLYPATSATKKTSSLDDPIKAYSDFIPTKDIIDSQDKINLFLLTLLKLLFNIPKSGIFQSPELEQFRSSKTKFSNLFQQLRHKAIEWGYPKEWRVHPIAISKWEWDIFEKIDNGSPVDPKNPEILTNRLPEVPLMQPLPRESDPLYASNIDKKGILALNPSDRVTLLSVLVDWCLINSSVVHNEIQRLSHLKKDFPFGIVTDHAPRFIANGIAQTYEDFHALTSLMHRKLLNRNKKRSQLREDKRKDLSNKLNLVNEITKSLKGVKYKQGLITVADHSSKWSKLFIDEMMDTPVSYPYEDVYKLRMQEFLVGRISNCGDFYLPRLNTYGDSMDVFWFTDAPTLMRLLEDLSSNKIDKLNFYEQFGHLINIEFKLLFHDKRSMMKDILNAKTSEDSQYWFEISTDIESLDKFLSNIKELLATDKLIEQKSVRDQCTALVEYLAYFRELIHMLSNMKDEFQEIVSSSRRSRRTQEHEINYAVDNQYTDDYEDDVNEEYVDANDYSEEEYMEEGFSDNNYQEEEKSPADEEETKSETESQSRRDRSLRRAAQR from the coding sequence ATGTCTGATGTCattgatttggattcaCAGGATACTGATGAGGCTGGAATGTCATCGGACAGTCTTGTTACATCGGATGTAAAGACTCCCGTCACATCAAAGGTTTCTACCCCTTCTCCCAGTTTGAAAGCgaataaaattgaaaaacctccaaagaagaagggtCAAATGACATTTGCAGATTTTAAAAGCATTAAAGTTGTTCATTCTCCCTCAGATTTATCCAGTTTTGCAACAGGGTTGAGAAGATCGGCTCGTGTACCGTCTCTAAGAAAAAACTTGAATGAAGAAGACCTCATTGATGAGATGAAAACTAAGCCTAGGAGGAAAGAAAAGGACTCGACCAATGACACCAATAAAATggtaaaaaaattgaagacatcatcgtcattggacaataaaaatttagaaaatctTTCATTGAATCAGAACTGGTCACCAAACGTTCCCATACTATCTTCTGATTTTATTGACAAAGATTCTACGAAGGGTTTAAGAATTCAAGACATATTTGCTGACGTGAAGAATATACCGTACGCAGGAACGattatgaaattaatgaCATTTCTCAATAAGTTCAGTTCCTTTTTTTCCAAGGATTTGTCGAAGTTATCGTTTCAGACATTTGAAATAGGTTTAGATCTTTACCCAGCAACAAGTGCCACAAAAAAAACTAGCTCACTGGACGACCCTATTAAGGCATATTCAGATTTTATACCAACAAAAGATATAATAGATTCACAAGATAAGATAAATCTTTTTCTGTTGACATTACTGAAATTACTTTTCAATATACCGAAATCTGGGATCTTTCAATCACCTGAGTTGGAACAATTTAGGTCCTCCAAAACCAAATTTAGCAACTTATTCCAACAGTTACGTCACAAGGCCATTGAATGGGGGTATCCAAAGGAATGGAGAGTTCATCCTATTGCAATTTCCAAGTGGGAGTGGgacatatttgaaaaaatcgATAATGGATCTCCCGTTGACCCTAAAAACCCTGAAATTTTAACAAATCGTCTCCCAGAGGTACCCCTAATGCAACCGCTTCCAAGAGAATCTGATCCATTATATGCTTCAAACATAGACAAAAAAGGTATACTAGCATTGAATCCATCTGATAGAGTTACTCTTCTGAGTGTACTAGTTGATTGGTGTCTtataaattcttcagtAGTTCATAATGAAATCCAGAGGTTGAGTCATTTAAAAAAAgattttccatttggaaTCGTGACAGATCATGCTCCTCGATTTATAGCAAATGGTATAGCGCAAACATACGAAGATTTTCATGCATTAACCTCTCTAATGCACAGAAAATTGTTAAACAGAAATAAGAAACGATCTCAATTGAGGGAAGATAAGAGAAAAGATCTTTCAAACAAGCTGAATCTTGTCAATGAGATTACAAAATCTCTGAAAGGTGTGAAATATAAGCAAGGCTTGATCACCGTAGCTGACCACTCCAGTAAATGGTCCAAGctatttattgatgaaatgaTGGACACACCTGTGTCCTATCCGTACGAGGATGTATATAAATTGCGAATGCAAGAGTTTTTGGTTGGAAGGATATCTAACTGTGGTGACTTCTATCTTCCTCGCCTTAATACATATGGTGATTCTATGGATGTGTTTTGGTTTACCGATGCGCCAACTTTAATGAGGTTGTTAGAAGATTTGTCCTCTAACAAGATTGATAAACTAAATTTCTACGAGCAATTTGGTCACTTAATAAATATCGAGTTCAAACTTCTATTTCATGATAAGAGGAGTATGATGAAAGACATTCTTAATGCTAAGACTAGTGAGGATAGTCAATACTGGTTTGAGATCAGTACTGACATTGAGAGCCTTGATAAGTTTTTAAGCAATATAAAGGAATTACTAGCCACagataaattaattgaacAAAAGAGTGTAAGAGATCAATGTACAGCTTTAGTTGAGTATCTTGCATATTTTCGGGAACTGATTCATATGTTGAGCAACATGAAGGATGAGttccaagaaattgtttccagttcaagaagaagtagACGAACCCAAGAACATGAAATTAATTACGCAGTTGATAATCAATATACCGATGACTACGAAGATGATGTAAACGAAGAATATGTAGATGCCAATGACTActctgaagaagaatatatgGAGGAGGGTTTCTCAGACAACAACtaccaagaagaagaaaaatcacCTGCTGATGAGGAGGAGACTAAGAGCGAAACAGAATCTCAATCAAGAAGGGACAGATCCTTAAGAAGAGCTGCACAAAGATAA
- the TLG2 gene encoding t-SNARE syntaxin TLG2 (ancestral locus Anc_1.372): MFRDRTNLFLSYRRTFPHNAQFSTIGSGRKPFQDNENVGDLDLEAYPMVDMDSTSSSGKLDTLPPLFVEIARDIDEYLIEVASLMGKLTKLYKKNSLPGFEDKSRDESVIEDLSYKVIQNFQKCYNITKKLEKIFNTQMMEGKQLNKGELIILDNILKRYAQKIQGESNRFRVLQNSYLKFLNKDDLKPISAKPESDTSQMLLFEMEDNEQSNVEAQQDIDAYSRKTLQRQQELTTTNESSQQFLQQRDEEITQLAKGVLEVSTIFREMQGLIIDQGTVVDRIDYNLQNTTIQLKEANKELGQATVYQKRTQKCKIILLLSLCVIALFFFVMLKPSSSGGGGGGEGSRSHTDKQEDHKTPSRPKENNNSPANNIDESRPEIELKPETEDVKGALEDNTVRDLLDDTVIDEKLRIAII; the protein is encoded by the coding sequence ATGTTTAGAGATAGAACCAACTTATTTCTATCGTACCGTCGTACTTTTCCTCATAATGCCCAATTTTCCACAATTGGAAGTGGAAGGAAACCATTTCAAGACAACGAAAATGTGGGAGATCTTGATTTAGAGGCTTATCCTATGGTGGATATGGATTCCACTAGCTCTAGTGGTAAATTGGATACATTACCCCCATTATTTGTGGAAATTGCAAgagatattgatgaatatttgatagaAGTGGCGTCGTTGATGGGGAAATTAACTAAACTGTATAAGAAGAATTCATTGCCTGGTTTTGAAGACAAGAGTCGTGATGAGAGCGTCATTGAGGACTTAAGTTATAAGGTTATTCAGAACTTCCAAAAATGTTACAATATCACCAAGAAGttggaaaaaatatttaacaCGCAGATGATGGAGGGCAAACAGTTAAATAAAGGGGAATTGATTATCTtagataatattttaaaaagatATGCGCAAAAGATCCAAGGTGAGAGTAACAGATTTAGAGTACTGCAGAATagttatttgaaatttttgaataaagatgatttgaaaccaaTTTCGGCAAAGCCAGAAAGTGATACGTCTCAAATGTTATTGTTCGAGATGGAGGATAATGAGCAATCAAACGTGGAAGCACAGCAAGACATTGATGCATATTCAAGGAAGACTTTACAGCGACAACAAGAGTTAACTACGACAAATGAATCTAGTCAACAATTTTTACAACAAagagatgaagaaattaccCAATTGGCCAAGGGTGTCCTTGAAGTGAGTACTATTTTCAGAGAGATGCAAGGTCTTATTATAGACCAAGGGACAGTGGTGGACCGGATTGATTATAATTTGCAAAACACAACgattcaattgaaagaggCAAATAAAGAGTTGGGACAAGCAACAGTTTATCAAAAAAGGACCCAAAAATGTAAGATCATTTTGCTGCTAAGTCTATGTGTGATAGccttatttttctttgttatGTTGAAACCAAGTAGCagtggtggtggtggtggtggtgaaGGAAGTAGAAGTCATACTGATAAACAAGAGGATCATAAGACACCTAGCAGGCCCAAGGAAAACAACAATTCACCGGCAAATAATATAGATGAATCAAGACCTGAAATAGAGTTAAAACCGGAAACTGAAGATGTAAAGGGAGCGCTTGAAGATAATACTGTGCGAGATCTGTTGGATGATACagttattgatgaaaaacTGCGAATCGCCATTATATAG
- the TOS7 gene encoding Tos7p (ancestral locus Anc_1.371) has product MSVSRKSTILFTIIAIAEFVSMAFLIICCVTAPVFKQIGLSKHESITYGVFGYCSNSDSGSTCSKAKASYDPYSLTDSTDSWKMNSNQRKILGKILIVVPIAAGLNFFSFLSITITAVVSLVSSGTTSAVLFALNLLLAILGFLLAALVCIITFLLFYPHMTWCSWLLIPAAALPLLMIPLIFVAHSSGSGSNTDGYDADEATMAILNEVNDSTRFSAADPYKNNNKATVLPDFQHNLISKENTTNTDLSSSLLGEKNGSDATVQAYEVEKSNSILAAEQDKNGRESYAAFSIIDNDSKLNPENKKNAQDMPYGLSASLASSNYSQKNVIQDQKSNKLLEDMLKPSSGLESTNNDHDDDDDKHSDFTSVSQRGVNPNYYNPPLPQQNYQNGPQTRQQPNYQAPYPQPSPNFPQQNGVNRNMNPQQRTMYPQSAGPDNSQAILQNNPNFLPNNGNMNARRANGRPHHNQYPYQQQPNNGFPRNNYGPTMPMNNTARYYPQNNQMPSSIPGGNSMHFKPAYKKRMANNNLPSATSFNAGGAYGFR; this is encoded by the coding sequence ATGAGTGTCAGCAGGAAATCAACTATCCTGTTCACCATTATTGCCATAGCGGAATTTGTTTCCATGGCCTTCCTAATAATTTGTTGCGTAACTGCACCTGTATTTAAGCAAATTGGGCTCTCCAAACATGAATCAATAACATACGGTGTGTTTGGATATTGCTCCAACAGTGACTCAGGATCTACCTGCTCCAAGGCAAAGGCTTCATACGACCCATATTCTCTAACAGATAGTACAGATTcatggaaaatgaattcaaatcaaCGAAAAATTTTGgggaaaatattgattgtAGTTCCCATTGCTGCTGGATTAAACTTTTTCTCATTTCTTTCCATCACTATTACTGCAGTAGTATCATTGGTTAGTTCAGGGACAACTTCAGCAGTTTTGTTCgctttaaatttattgcTCGCAATCCTGGGATTTCTCTTAGCGGCATTGGTTTGCATAATTacatttttattgttttacCCACATATGACCTGGTGTTCCTGGTTATTAATTCCAGCTGCTGCACtaccattattaatgatTCCTCTAATATTCGTCGCTCATTCATCGGGATCAGGTTCTAATACTGACGGTTATGATGCTGATGAGGCAACCATGGCAATCTTAAACGAAGTTAATGATAGTACAAGATTCTCTGCCGCAGATCCAtacaagaacaataataaGGCCACAGTATTGCCTGATTTCCAACATAATTTGATATCGAAGGAAAATACTACAAATACagatttatcatcatctttattaGGAGAAAAGAATGGTTCTGATGCAACTGTACAAGCATATGAAGTGGAAAAATCAAATAGTATATTAGCCGCTGAACAAGATAAGAATGGAAGAGAATCATATGCTGCATTCTCCATCATTGACAACGATAGTAAATTGAATCCtgaaaataagaagaatgCACAAGATATGCCATACGGGCTTTCTGCGTCCCTAGCATCATCAAATTATTCACAGAAGAATGTGATTCAAGATCAAAAATCAAAcaaattattggaagatatGTTAAAACCTTCCTCTGGGTTAGAATCAACTAACAACGAccatgatgatgacgatgataaACATTCCGATTTCACTTCAGTGTCTCAAAGAGGTGTAAATCCAAATTACTATAATCCTCCTCTTCCACAACAAAATTACCAAAATGGTCCCCAAACTAGACAACAACCCAATTATCAAGCACCATATCCACAGCCATCGCCAAATTTCCCACAACAAAATGGGGTTAATAGAAATATGAACCCACAACAAAGAACAATGTATCCACAATCTGCAGGACCAGATAATTCACAAGccattttacaaaataatccaaatttcTTACCTAATAATGGGAATATGAATGCAAGAAGAGCCAATGGAAGACCCCACCATAATCAATACCCATATCAACAGCAGCCGAATAATGGATTCCCAAGAAATAATTATGGTCCAACCATGCCTATGAATAATACAGCTCGTTACTACCCacaaaataatcaaatgCCATCAAGTATTCCCGGCGGTAATTCCATGCATTTCAAACCAGCCTACAAGAAACGTATggcaaataataatttaccTTCAGCTACATCCTTTAACGCAGGGGGTGCATATGGATTCAGGTAA
- the TAT2 gene encoding aromatic amino acid transmembrane transporter TAT2 (ancestral locus Anc_1.368) translates to MTIQTSFTDEGARRRSEINEFIDFEKKPVDIKKTSSVVATTKHAHDEYEDNFPGNGFYQPPRNIFQRCIDSFKPPLDGSFDTNNLKRSLKARHLIMIAIGGSIGTGLFVGSGQAIATGGPLAVVIGWAIAGSQIIGTIHGLGEITVRFPVVGAFANYSTRFLDPSLSFVISTIYVIQWFFVLPLEIISSAMTVQYWNQSIDPVVWVAIFYCAIVSINLFGARGFGEAEFVFSSVKVLTICGFIILCIVLICGGGPDHDFVGAKYWHDPGCLAHGFPGVLSVLVVASYSLGGTEMVCLASGETDPKELPSAIKQTFWRILFFFLVSLTLIGFLVPYTNENLLGGSSVNNSPFVIAIKLHQIKVLPSIVNAVILISILSVGNSCIFASSRTLCSMAHQGLIPRFFGYIDRAGRPLTGIITNSLFGLLAFLVKSSSMSEVFDWLMAIAGLATCIVWLSINISHIRFRLAMKAQGRSLDELEFVSAVGIWGSAYSAVINSLILVAQFYCALWPIGGWENSSIRAKKFFQSYLCALIMIVLFVGHKIFYRYKTGKWWSMLPLNKIDLETDRKNIDIEILKQEIAERNRHLRASPWYVRWYHFWC, encoded by the coding sequence ATGACAATACAGACTTCTTTCACAGATGAAGGAGCCAGGCGAAGATctgaaattaatgaattcatagattttgaaaagaaaccaGTGGACATCAAAAAAACTTCATCAGTGGTCGCCACTACCAAACATGCACACGATGAATACGAAGATAATTTTCCAGGTAATGGGTTCTATCAGCCACccagaaatatttttcaaagatgtaTTGATTCTTTCAAACCACCATTAGATGGCTCTTTTGATACCaacaatttgaagagaTCTCTTAAGGCCCGTCACTTGATCATGATTGCCATTGGAGGATCCATTGGTACGGGTCTATTTGTTGGGTCCGGTCAAGCAATCGCCACTGGTGGTCCCCTTGCTGTTGTCATTGGATGGGCAATTGCAGGATCTCAAATCATCGGTACTATACATGGTTTGGGTGAGATTACAGTCAGATTCCCAGTGGTCGGTGCGTTTGCAAATTATAGTACTAGATTCCTGGATCCTAGTTTATCATTTGTCATCTCTACCATCTATGTTATACAATGGTTTTTTGTTCTTCCGTTAGAAATTATATCAAGTGCCATGACTGTTCAGTATTGGAATCAGTCCATTGATCCCGTCGTTTGGGTCGCCATTTTTTATTGTGCCATAGTCAGTATCAATTTATTTGGAGCAAGAGGATTTGGTGAAGCTGAATTCGTTTTTTCTAGTGTGAAAGTACTTACAATATGTGGGTTCATTATCCTATGTATTGTCTTAATTTGTGGTGGTGGTCCAGACCATGATTTTGTGGGTGCTAAATACTGGCATGATCCAGGTTGTCTTGCTCATGGGTTCCCTGGTGTTCTATCTGTGCTAGTCGTTGCTTCCTATTCCCTAGGTGGTACCGAAATGGTTTGTCTAGCAAGTGGGGAAACTGACCCAAAGGAATTACCAAGTGCTATTAAGCAAACTTTCTGGAGaatcttgttcttcttcctGGTCTCATTGACTTTAATTGGCTTCCTAGTACCATACACTAATGAAAACTTACTGGGTGGCTCATCTGTTAATAATTCACCTTTTGTCATCGCTATTAAACTACACCAAATTAAAGTATTACCATCCATTGTGAACGCCGTTATCTTAATTAGTATTCTGAGCGTTGGGAATTCATGCATTTTTGCCTCCAGTAGAACACTTTGTTCCATGGCACATCAGGGTTTGATTCCAAGGTTTTTCGGTTACATTGATCGTGCTGGGAGACCATTAACTGGTATTAttacaaattcattattcgGTCTATTGGCTTTCTTAGTTAAATCAAGTTCCATGAGTGAAGTGTTCGATTGGTTGATGGCTATTGCTGGTTTAGCAACATGTATCGTTTGGTTAAGTATTAACATATCACATATCAGATTTAGGTTGGCAATGAAAGCTCAGGGGAGGTCTCTAGATGAGCTGGAGTTTGTTAGTGCTGTTGGTATTTGGGGGTCAGCATATTCCGCCGttatcaattcattaatcCTAGTTGCTCAATTTTACTGTGCATTGTGGCCAATTGGGGGTTGGGAAAATAGTAGTATTAGAGCCAAAAAGTTCTTTCAGAGCTACTTATGTGCTTTAATTATGATAGTTTTGTTCGTCGGtcataaaatattttacagATACAAAACTGGAAAATGGTGGAGCATGCTTCCATTGAACAAGATTGATTTAGAAACTGATCGTAAGAATAtagatattgaaatattaaaacaagaaattgcCGAGAGAAACCGTCATTTGCGTGCAAGCCCATGGTATGTAAGATGGTATCATTTCTGGTGTTAA